CTGAAGCGCCGCAGGAAGTAGTCCGTCAGCAGGGGGAGCGCGTCTGCCCGGTCACGCAGGGGCGGCAGCGTCACGGGAAACACGTTGAGCCGGTAGAAGAGATCCTCGCGGAAGCGGCGTTCCGCCACTTCCCCCTGGAGATCGCGGTTCGTGGCGGCTATGACCCGCACATCCACCTTTATCTCCTTCCGCCCCCCCACGCGTTCGAAGGCCCGCTCCTGCAACACGCGCAGGAGTTTCGCCTGGAGCGGCATCGGCAGCTCTCCGATCTCGTCGAGAAAAATGGTGCCTCCGGCGGCCAGCTCGAATTTGCCGGGGCGGGCCTGGACGGCGCCGGTGAACGCTCCCCGCTCATGGCCGAAGAACTCGCTCTCCAGAAGTGTCTCCGGTATGGCGGCGCAGTTCAGGGCCACGAATGCCCCCTTGCCCCGCGGGCTCAGGAGGTGGATGGTGCGGGCCACCAGCTCTTTGCCGGTGCCGCTCTCGCCGGAGATGAGCACCGTGGCGGCGGTGGGGGCGACGCTCCGGACCAGGTCGCGCACCCCCCCCATGGCGCGCCCCGCGAAGATGAGCTCCTCGGGGGGGAGCCCCGCGGCCGCGGCTGCCTTGAGGGCCTGGTACTCCCTGGAATTTCCCAGCTCTCCGATTGCCCGCTGAACCAGGACGAGAAGGGTCTCGGGATCATGGAGGGGCTTGGTGAGAAAATCCACCGCACCCTCCTTCATGGCGGCAACCGCTTCTTCCACCGTCCCGAACGCGGTCAGGAAGATGAAGCGCGGAGGGTTGGCGTCGGCGCGGGTCTCGCGGAAAAGCTCAAGGCCGCTTTTGACGGGGAGCCTCATATCCGAAACCACCAGGTCGAAGCTCTCGCGGCGCAGGCGGTCGAACCCCTGTCCGCCATCGGCGGCGGTCACCACCTCATAGCCGTCATCGGTCAGGATGGTTTCGAGAAATATCCTGAAGGTGGAGTCGTCCTCAACAACCAGAATACGCCCTTTCATGGCTCCTCCTTCTGTTTATCGTCCACGCCGGCCACCCGCATCGTGACCGTGAAAACCGACCCTTTTCCGGGGGTGCTGACGACTCTCAACTCCCCCCCGTGCTGCCGGGCAATCTTTTCGCAGAGGGCGAGCCCCAACCCCGTCCCCCGGGCGCGGGTGGTGAAAAACGGCTCGAAAATGCGCTCCTGCACCTCCGGCGGCATCCCCTCGCCGGTGTCGATGACGCGCATGCTGACCGTCCCCTTCTCCAACTCCGCCGCCAGATGGAGGCTTCCCCCATCGGGCATGGCCAGCAGGGCATTCTGGCAGAGGTTCAGGAACAGCCGGAAAA
The nucleotide sequence above comes from Geobacter benzoatilyticus. Encoded proteins:
- a CDS encoding sigma-54-dependent transcriptional regulator; its protein translation is MKGRILVVEDDSTFRIFLETILTDDGYEVVTAADGGQGFDRLRRESFDLVVSDMRLPVKSGLELFRETRADANPPRFIFLTAFGTVEEAVAAMKEGAVDFLTKPLHDPETLLVLVQRAIGELGNSREYQALKAAAAAGLPPEELIFAGRAMGGVRDLVRSVAPTAATVLISGESGTGKELVARTIHLLSPRGKGAFVALNCAAIPETLLESEFFGHERGAFTGAVQARPGKFELAAGGTIFLDEIGELPMPLQAKLLRVLQERAFERVGGRKEIKVDVRVIAATNRDLQGEVAERRFREDLFYRLNVFPVTLPPLRDRADALPLLTDYFLRRFSREIGKRLAGMDAAAMELLRAYPWPGNVRELQNVIERAVILARERVTRSDLPEGVLSASAHKGQDGRGLLREAEREIIIKALRKHSGNRRLTAAELGVSRRTLQYKLKEFDLLSEK